In Longimicrobiaceae bacterium, a single genomic region encodes these proteins:
- a CDS encoding energy transducer TonB, whose protein sequence is MITILLLSAISTSWPAAHASAARDTQLADTVPGLRETGSLALGAAAVRYLHEKGVEHPDGRLQFWTDSAGGPVHVQLAGGTLSDEAAAGLVPLVRQHVAAWPERGPIRVAIRLDVADAYLTDPRTPAPHEVEQLPAMTNPRHVRNIMLLMLDAHSPVEGSPRRRSSPAELLMRVGPDGIPTIVEVKRLTGDPELDEYLLPLAYEARFEPARVNGQPVTVWVTVPLNLNFDR, encoded by the coding sequence ATGATCACGATTCTCCTCCTCTCCGCCATAAGCACGTCCTGGCCTGCTGCGCACGCATCCGCCGCCCGCGATACGCAGCTCGCCGACACGGTTCCCGGTCTCCGCGAAACGGGATCGCTCGCACTCGGGGCCGCCGCGGTGCGCTACCTCCACGAGAAGGGCGTGGAGCATCCGGACGGGCGGCTTCAGTTCTGGACAGATTCCGCGGGCGGCCCTGTCCACGTGCAGCTCGCCGGCGGCACGCTCTCGGACGAGGCGGCCGCGGGTCTCGTCCCGCTGGTGCGGCAGCACGTGGCGGCTTGGCCGGAGAGGGGCCCCATCCGCGTCGCCATACGCCTGGACGTGGCCGACGCCTACCTCACCGACCCGCGCACGCCCGCCCCACACGAGGTGGAGCAGCTCCCGGCGATGACGAACCCCCGTCACGTGAGGAACATCATGCTCCTCATGCTGGACGCCCATTCGCCCGTGGAGGGCTCCCCTCGGCGGCGTTCATCGCCCGCGGAGCTGCTCATGCGCGTGGGCCCGGACGGCATCCCCACGATCGTGGAGGTCAAGCGCCTCACCGGCGATCCGGAGCTGGACGAGTACCTTCTCCCTCTGGCGTACGAGGCGCGGTTCGAGCCCGCGCGGGTGAACGGCCAGCCCGTCACCGTGTGGGTGACCGTCCCCCTGAACCTGAACTTCGACAGGTGA
- a CDS encoding HD domain-containing protein, whose amino-acid sequence MPQLPSREDALALVHEHVQSESLRRHMYSVEAACRAYARKFGEDEELFGLAGLVHDFDYERFPDEHPLPGVAILRERGYPDEVVHAVQAHYAARTGVQPESVLDRTLCACDEVTGLVTAAALVRPSRSVMDLEAKSVLKKFKDRAFAAGVDREEVQHATERLGVDLKDHVQFVIEAMRGVAPALGLEGTPA is encoded by the coding sequence ATGCCCCAGCTTCCCAGCCGCGAAGACGCCCTGGCGCTCGTGCACGAGCACGTGCAGAGCGAGTCCCTGCGCCGCCACATGTACTCGGTGGAGGCCGCCTGCCGCGCCTATGCCCGCAAGTTCGGCGAGGACGAGGAGCTGTTCGGCTTAGCCGGCCTGGTTCACGACTTCGACTACGAGCGGTTCCCGGACGAGCACCCTCTGCCCGGCGTGGCGATCCTGCGCGAGCGCGGCTACCCGGACGAGGTGGTGCACGCTGTGCAGGCGCACTACGCCGCGCGCACGGGCGTGCAGCCCGAATCTGTGCTGGACCGCACCCTCTGCGCCTGTGACGAGGTCACGGGCCTGGTAACCGCGGCCGCGCTCGTCCGCCCCTCGCGCTCGGTCATGGACCTGGAAGCCAAGTCCGTGCTGAAGAAGTTCAAGGACCGCGCGTTCGCCGCCGGCGTGGACCGCGAGGAGGTGCAGCACGCCACCGAGCGCCTGGGCGTGGACCTCAAGGACCACGTCCAGTTCGTGATCGAAGCCATGCGCGGCGTCGCCCCGGCGCTCGGCCTCGAAGGCACGCCGGCCTGA
- a CDS encoding TIGR02594 family protein translates to MSTLAVNASTLNVRETPSKDAKVLIQLPRNFRVQKLEASPDGQWFQIRAGTVDLPVTGWISAQYAVEAPAVTLTTTASTLNVRETASTDAKVLVQLPQGSKVEKVDTSPDGAWFQVRAAAVTGWISAKFASEAAAAQPQGQPAAAPSGGKEFAWLSAAHGEIGVKEYEGAKNNPRIVEYAACTSLRATDDETAWCSSFVNWCMKQAGVKGSGEANARSWLGWGQEVSPPVHGCVVVFKRGTSPTSGHVAFYLETQGDRISVLGGNQSNQVKVSTYPKADVLGYRLPK, encoded by the coding sequence ATGTCTACGCTCGCCGTCAACGCCAGCACGCTCAACGTCCGTGAGACCCCCAGCAAAGATGCCAAGGTGCTCATTCAGCTGCCCCGCAACTTCCGGGTGCAGAAGCTGGAGGCTTCGCCCGACGGGCAGTGGTTCCAGATCCGCGCGGGCACCGTGGACCTGCCGGTCACGGGCTGGATCTCCGCGCAGTACGCGGTGGAGGCGCCCGCGGTGACGCTCACGACCACCGCGTCCACGCTCAACGTGCGCGAGACGGCGAGCACCGACGCGAAGGTGCTGGTGCAGCTTCCGCAGGGCTCGAAGGTGGAGAAGGTGGACACGTCTCCTGACGGCGCGTGGTTCCAGGTTCGCGCGGCCGCCGTGACGGGCTGGATCTCGGCGAAGTTCGCCAGCGAGGCCGCCGCCGCCCAACCGCAGGGGCAGCCCGCGGCCGCGCCGTCCGGCGGGAAGGAGTTCGCCTGGCTCTCGGCCGCGCACGGCGAGATCGGGGTGAAGGAGTACGAGGGCGCCAAGAACAACCCCCGCATCGTGGAGTACGCGGCGTGCACCTCGCTACGCGCCACCGACGACGAGACGGCGTGGTGCTCGTCGTTCGTGAACTGGTGCATGAAGCAGGCGGGCGTGAAGGGCAGCGGCGAGGCCAACGCGCGCTCGTGGCTGGGCTGGGGCCAGGAGGTGAGCCCGCCCGTACACGGCTGCGTGGTGGTGTTCAAGCGCGGCACCAGCCCCACGTCCGGCCACGTGGCGTTCTACCTGGAGACGCAGGGCGACCGCATCAGCGTGCTGGGCGGCAACCAGAGCAATCAGGTGAAGGTCAGCACGTACCCCAAGGCCGACGTCCTCGGCTACCGCCTGCCGAAGTAG